The Phyllopteryx taeniolatus isolate TA_2022b chromosome 2, UOR_Ptae_1.2, whole genome shotgun sequence nucleotide sequence ATAGTAAGCATACACATGGTTAAATGAATACCCCTCTAAACACAGTATTATCCTCTTTGTAAAGGAGATGAATAATGTCTAACTGGGATCTGAGCCGATGAACATGGTCGATCTTTATAAAAAAGATGCTGGTTTGCTCACCTATGCTCCACATGTAGAACAAGTCTTCTGTCACAGCCTCCACAGTCATTTTGCAAAGTCAAACCATTGGACTGCTCCATGTTTTCTAGCAATAAATCAATGTTGTCATCTAGTGCTCGTGCTTCCTGATAGCAGACAGAAATGAACATAAAATACTTTAGGGGGGGTTTCTGTTTTAAGAAAATCCAATTCATATTTGGTTTAAAGGagagacattttaaaaagttcatGTTTACCTGTACATTTTCagatttaacttttgtcttctttttcttcttctttttgttaaCACTAGACAAAGgctgtaaataaacaacaaacatgagaataattagatttttaaaaaaaacaattagacCCCACCCACCCATCTTGCCAATTACCTCATTTGGCCTTTGAATGCTGTTTGCTTTGCTGTCAATGTTTCCTGTGtcacttgttttgtttatatCGAGTTTCTCTAGGTCTTCATCGGCAGAGACTTTTTCTGCATCACTTATCTGGTAAATAATTGAAGTGAAACACTCGTTTAAACCAGTAGTTATTTTATTGCTTTGCCAAACGGCCAAATATACAAttacatttaagtttgtgtttAACTGTGAAAATAACTACAATATTCCATATTAAGAATCGCAGAGCTGCACTGAGGCTAAATAACTAGTAGTTAGCAGTCTTGCCATTAGtttatgaggtgtgtcagaaatgttccaggactggtggcACAAATGATATATTTAAGACCAAAACTAGAAACTAAAAGTTCTCCCCTTGGAAGTAATCCTCCTGGAGTTTAACACACATTCCCAGCCTGCTCTATCACACCTTAATGCACTGTAGGAGTCTTCATGTTGTCTGTGGCTTCAAAACAGATCCCCATGATTACTTCCTTGAGCTTAAGAAAGAGGGGAAGAACTATAACACGAAGACAGATCGATTGAGTAGGGACTTTGCTCCAGCCAGGAAGTGACCGACGCTCAAGGCATTATGAGCAGttgtgttgtcatggtgacgcAGTCACGACTTACcctgccacaactctcgcctcttctcGCGCACTGAACGAAGCAAACGCAGCAGGACCTCTTTGCTGACGTTTGGTccacattgaaggggaaaactcgtAGTTTAGGTCAATCAGTCCTGAAATTTTTCCGCCACACCTCGTATTCTTTGAGCTTGATAGGTAACGTGCTAGTGTACCAAGTGGTTAGCGGTCTCATTGTGGATCCTTAATAATAACTGTTGATTTCaagcgttttgtttttccaaattaaatgtGTGGCTAATACcactagctagcacactgctaaCATGTTAGATGTCCTGGCGTACGTGCAGTCCGAGCAACGTGTAGACGAGCTCTAATATAGCCAtaccatttctaaaatggcacagATGTCTTTACGatccttgtttttctttgactttcgaTGTGACGGTGGGCTGACACTGGCCGTGTCCAACTGCTCTTCCTCGGGTTCAGCCAGCTCATCGGGGTTATGTGGCAAAGTTAGCTCCTCCACGACAACCGCCTCCTGACCCCGCTGTTTGCCTTTCAGCCTCCGCAAAGCTCTGCTAGACATTTTACACGGCTCACGTATGCACTAATgccaacatatatatatatatatatatattggcgaCTAAAATAGGTTTACGTGAGCACACAGACAAAATATGTGGCGCGCACAGCCATAGTTTTGGAGTTTCTGCTTCGTGATTTCGTTATTTGGCAGTCTCAAGCGTTTAGTCGCACTCTAGTGCCCTCAAAAGGACGAGAGAGGAAATTCaccatcaacaaaaaaaaagtatatatatatatatatatatatatgcgtgtgcgtgtgtggtgcCCTAAGTCAACAGGAGGTGGCAGCAGTAGCTTTAAATCAATCAGGTTTATCAAGCTACCAACATTTATAGCGATACTAAATTAGCTATACTAAAGAATATTAATTTAGACTGTGCAAATACCAGTAAGGCAGAGTTTATGGGTGCCTTAGCAGCGGATTCATGAATGTTTGAATGTAGCAGCAGTATGGACGGAGTGTTAGTGCTATTGTGAATTCACTGCAGTAATGGCTtgtgaaaagaagaaaataaaactggTTTTACAAAGTGTAGTGTTGTATGTGTGTCTACAGTGACCGAGGCACTTGGACGGTTcttgactgtttgtcctgtcTCAATAAATGGACAAAAGGGTATCATTGACTGTGGATCTCGATAATTTTTTCACCcaattaaataaatttaaattttttcttaaatgtgcttgcacaagtgtggttgcacaagtgtgcacaccttctTATAGCAATTATATACTCTTATATACTGAGATGTGGCTCTGTTCGGAATTCACCAATCACATTGAAACTCGTGTTAAATGAGGGTTAGCACACACCTGCGTGCTTTGGGgcagtttttcttcagctgtaaCTAGGGCCTTCCTCAGAGTGAAAAACATAAGAATAGtttgaaatagcagtcagtgttaggaCAAAAGCtttaggcttctgctagaaagaaagaaaaaatgtcaaGCATACTAGAACGCCTGAACTTTATTGGGGTTAATCATCAGAGGTACTGTAATTGGTCGCAGCTGTGTGCTAATTCCTATTTAGTAtgtttttgaatgtgattggttatcagagtgtgcatgcttgtgtaaccacattatttatttttacttcctctctcTAAAAGATCCCAAAAAAAGAATCACTTCTTCTCTCGTGAAGATCGAGAgagtacggagcccccctggtgccaaggtatgagaaaaataaaattcattgataatctgttccctcagtttagtaatccgttccctcagtttagtaaactgtaccctcaatttagtaatccgtaccctcagtttagtaatccgtaccctcagtttagtaaactgtaccctcagtttagtaatccgtaccctcagtttagtactgtgtttaggaaacacgcaggctaattgtagccagtcctgGTAGTACTGCTATgtaatgatcaaccccctcgaactacagcaatattgcctttcagttgaaaaaatgggatgcaggatatatcacgacatgacaatttatacaaaGAATTCACAcaagtaagaatataacatacaaatagaatttacttcacttgacagatatacgtaggtatacggagccccagacatttgctaaactgagggaacggattactaaactgacgGTACAGTtgactaaactgagggtacggattactaaactgagggtacagattactaaactgagggtacagtttactaaactgagggaacagattatcaatgaattttatttttctcataccttggcaccaggggggctccgtaaggagagagagagagagagagagaaaaaaaaatatatatatttagttgtACAGTAGTACAGGTTAAAGgtaagttttgaaatgattcatcttggtctcattattttgtcacaaaacctggcatttgaacaggagattgtagactttatatccactgtacattacTGTTATGGCTGGTGTCGTTTTGGCATTTCACTACACTAAAAAGAGGAAGTACAAGTCTTCCGCATGTTTCCACACAGACACTAATTGTGACAAAAAGCAAACCCCCAAACCTAATTGGATTGTGCAACGTCAATGCACTGAACTTGTCGACAACCTACCCTGGTGGAACAAAGTATTAATTTGACGTTTTGCTTGCCGTGAATGTGATGAAACAGTTACGTGTGGGAAaggacacagaaaaaaaacatgaaagagGGGAATTTCTAATGTATTGAAACTCAGGGTGTTTGCAAAATGGGAAGCTGCAAATAACCTCGTGTTTCAAAGGGGAAGTAAGACACTTTAAAATGTAGACTTgataaaaataatgatttatttacatcAAGTAGAGAAAACTATagtattatttccccccccagtGTTTCAATGTGAtacaagcaaaaaacaaaaataaatggcgAATTAACCCAAGCGAACAGTTGAGGAATAAAAGTGCATGCACTGGTGTGTGCAATTACATTGGAGTGGATGCAAGGCTCTTATACAATAGATAAGGCAGGGGGAGAAGAAAATGTAAATCACAAGCGTAAACATCTTTAGTTATTATATGTGATTCCATTTAGCAGCTACAATGTATGCACTGTGACATTTTCCCCTCCTCCCCAAAACTAAAATGACATTCACGCTGTCGCCCATTGTTCAAAAGGTGTTAAGCAAAATTCACAAGGTTCATTAAACCTCTGTTAGCATTTCAACAAAACCACAGAATGGAGAAAGGGAAACCAGTCGGGTTACTTCTCATCGATGACAGCCATGGGATTATCATAAGAGGCATCTTCCAAGTAATCAACATTTTTTCTGCGCATCTCTGCTGGAGGTCTTGGTGGaggattttgggggggattcTTAATGCTTGGAGCTGGCCTTCTGACTTCCACTCTTGGGAGAATGGGTTCCCAGTGTTCTCCATGGATGGCCGCCTTAAAAAGCGAGAAATAAGCACAAAATAATTCACTAACCAAATGATCACCTCAAGCTCCAAagtaaaatccatttttttgtaatatgtgGAACACTTGCATGTCAATTTTTTAAAAGCAGCACCACCAGGAAGCCTTTAGAAATTTGTTGGCACATGACAGAAGTACCAAATGACTCAGCCACACCTCTTGCTGGTCAGATTTCCGGTATGCTGAAATCCACTGCTGCAGTATGACTCAAGAGCTGTACCAACTAATGAAACAATCTCTTCCTTGTAACCGTTTCCACCAACTTCCGGCACAGGctgaataatgtaaaaatagtgAAGCAATATTGAACTTACTGAGAGGTAAATGAGGCTGGCGATACCAAGGCAGACGCATCCTAAAACAGTAGCAAGAATAAACCCAGCAGGAATGCACAGCCTGGGAAACAGACGGAAGTCTTCAGTAGGTCAAGGCAACAATACAATGGAGAGGCATATGATTGGGAGGAATCCTGTCGAGCAAAGGAAAGTGGCTGCAATTTTCAACTCACGCAGCATGTAAAAAGGCCCTGACGTAGTAGTTCCTTGTCAGGGGCCCAAacgctttcacacacacagtgaaacaGTACTGCCCCCTGAGAACAGAACAACGGGAGAGAATGAGCATCAACCGATCACTTCATCATTcgaccatttttattttaatgtgactTGATGCGATGGCATCACTTACTTTCGTTCCACACCAGTGCCCTTTGCCCTTCTGCTTCTCGGGTACTccagcagacacacaaacacgccaGCGACGCTGCGTAATGCTGTCAAGGCTTTCTTATCAGACAGGCTTGCAAACATGTACAATTACATAGGAATTAAGCATCTTAAAAGACATAGCTCTGACTCTGGCTGTATTTTACAAGCAAACTAAATGGAATGACTGagaatgtggcaaaaaaaagttgctgCCATTTCTTTAACCTGGTAATAGTAATATTTTATCATATTTCTGCAGTAGCGCATCTGTTTGTAGCATTTAACGAGTGTTTTAATGTTGGCATCTTACAACAGGATTACTGTTCGAGTTGTAATTATGGATAATTATCTATAAAGCAGAAAACAGGATGCTGCTATATAAAGGTTAAAGAAGCAGCAAATGTATCTTAGCTAAAAGTGATGAGAACATTTACCCTCTATGTACCTAAAGTGGACATTTTCACAAAGCGAGTGAAATACTTTAAAGCTAAAAGTGCTTTATAAGACTGCAAAGGATACATAGCATAGGCAGCAAACTGCCACCCTCTGAACAGTCCTGCCACCCCCACAATGCCTCCAGTGAGGAGAACTGCAAGAAGGAAGTAGGAAGATATATATCAAATTCAAGGCTAATCGCTAActtaaaagacaaaacaatacTTACAAACACTGacttgaatataaaaaaaatataaaatatataatgaatattatataatatatatattatacataataaaatataattaatacaATTGGGATTACTACTTACAATTTTGCATTAATAGTAGTAGGACttgtttacttaaaaaaaaaaagtggcaactCATATCTATATGAGTTAACAAATACCGTatgaaaaacataataaataatatataaaggTAGTTAAACTTACTGAGACCAGCAGCCAGAGCCTGCTCATTTGCCCACATAGCCCACTCGATCTTCCCCATGTTGACCTCGGTGCACTCACAAGGAGGAAATGTTGATGTGAAATGTGAGGCAGCATGAGAAAAAGGAAGGTTCGAGCCTACCTGAGACCTGCCCCCATCTGCGTCATTTCCACCGCACCAAAGCCTAACATCAAACATGGGTCATACATTCCTGGCTGATGGTTCTTTTCCGTCCCCATGAAAATACTTTTgttacacttaaaataaaagGAATTCTTATGAAAACATTTGATCGTAGATTGTGTCTTCcttcaaacataaaacacaaaataatgccTGTGTAATGCTTTTtggccagtagtaatcaacttttgtttgtttgttttacccaGATATGCCTGAGCCTTTTCAATGATGTCCCCATTTCCCAAGTCAAGTTTCAATTTCAGAGATATATttgcaatttaaatgtaaagaaatagaAATTCATCTTCATTAATAGTTAAGAGTGgttttcatttactttttacttttactttgtgTCATCAATATTGTATTCCACCCTGTTAGTCTGAGGTAGTTTTGCCctctgaagagaaaaaaacaaaaacaaaaaaaacaaaaaagttggcATGAATCCACATTCTGGCTGAGACATCACTTTTTTGGAGGGAGTGTAAACTTGTCTTGTTGttctgcctttttctttttaagtaaCCTCTATGTGCCTACGCTATGccgaaagtaaattaaaaaaaaatatataataaatcacaaacgtgatatatatatatatatatatatatatatataggcacaTTAAAGGTAAAAATTATTAACAGATGGCTAGCTAAAACTTGCTGATTCACAGAGCAATAACTAATTTTAATGAGAAGTCCACCCTgtagatttatttttagttgttgttttttttcatttttttcaagatgcTTGAGCTCTTTCAAAACAAATTCCTGAAGCTTAAATACATCTACTCTTAAAAACCtgaactccccccccccccccaaaaaaagttatcacacTGAAAAGTCACTCATTGCCAAGAATGAACCCTACATGACTCACAAATTAGCAGCGTggttatttgatgttttttttttttttttttccacctgcacAGGGTGCAGAATGTAAATCTGCCAAGCTCACTAGCAACGTATCCACAACTGTAACACAGAATGCAGTATCTGCATTAAACAATAACAGTATGAGGAAACaaatttgtacagtatttattttcaatgtaagACAATGTTTTCAACTATATGATTAGATCTCAGTATATTATATATCTAATTTATAGGCATGGGCACAGACAAAGGGTTGCCTAAACAGCACAAATGAAGAAAGTTATGTTTTAGGGTCTTGTGGACATGGAAAACATGATTTCGACCGAAAGAACTGAGAGTTGTATTCTAATGTAACCTATATAAGGTAATTATaagtcattatcattattataaatCAGGGTTTAGCAGTACAAGTACATAAGAGGAGAAAATAATATGATTGCTAAAGGAAGACACAGCCTCAACATTGTAATCTGGCAATGATAAAACTGATAGATTTGCAGTGAAATATTAGGAAACGTTTTTATGTTTCACTCCATTGTCCCTTTCCGATGAATGACGTCGAACAATGTTCTTAGGTAATCCACCAGGTCCGAGCAGATGCTGTGTGGGATCATTCACAACACAAGGACCTGGGCCAGGCTTTGAAACAAGAGAAACAAATTATATAGTACAAGAAAAGGACAGAGGGAATACTACACAGGAATagtgtaaatattttaaaatataacatcACAAACCCAAATAAAAGATAGTCATAACTCGCAAGGTTAATCAACTTCATTGGGTTATGTTgacaaactggaaaaaaaatacataatataaCCAAATTATAAGATGTACTTTGAAGCTTCCGCAAATCTTCTTGAGCGTATGGTTTGTTTGCAATTACCCAGATTTAACTATGGAACTAATTAACCAACTAAATGCATGGCAGGAATGAcaaaatggttgtttttaatatatatttatatatacctTAGTGCTAATAATGTAGCTAATTCCTTTAGGCATGGGCTCCAAAGCAATAGCTCGTTTCAACTCCTCAGAAAGATCTGCATGAGGGACTGGAAGACCTTTTATAAACCTACACAAGAAGAGATTACATTTGAGGACACCCTTCAAATGGGCTAAAAGCAACTCACATCAGTGTCATGAACTTTAAAGCAAAAATCATTTAATAGGGATATGAAAATGAACAATTGTCAACTTACTCTTCACCATTGGTTTCTGGAGGGAAGAAATGTTGGACTGCTTGAATAAAGTCAGGAATGTGTTGCTCTAAAGTGAATATCACAGCATTGGGTCCTGCATCATATGTGTAGGCGACCTACAGGAAAACACAGGCTATCACATACAATGTTTTCATGTTCCCCAGAGAATTTGGAAACCACGCGTTTCATATCTTCATTATATCATGTCAGAAATACAGCTGCACAGAACACGCACAAACTGAGAATAGCAACTACAAGGAAGTTAAACAAGTGTGATATTTGTAAACAGCAGTCATCTAAATTTGATTTGTGTTACTTTAATTGAATCATATTGAAGCTTCAACACGCTGCATACTGAAAGCAATGATGAATTATTGTACTGTGTTAAAACAATGCCATCACTTGTGCAGTGCTATGGCGTTTCTCTGGAGGATGACCACTCTGTGGTGTTGCTCACCCTTGTCTCCCCGTAGTGACGGTTGTATCGATGCACCAGGTTGATGACCTGATGAGATACAGTGTTGAGGTAGAATATAGGAGGGTATGTGTCCAGGCAGGTGGCATGAAACTGGTTACTGTCCTTCATGGTGAGTTCCGCGAATTCAGGGAAGTCTTTTTTGCGCACTGCTTTAATCATCTCAGCCATGCGCCCTGGGACAACCGACTCGGCCCGATGCTACAAAAACACAAGTTTTGGGGTTATTTAACCTTGCATGAGAATCCAATGTGTTATCTCTGTAACATACACTCccctcttattttaaaatgttcagtcATGTTTTCACCAAGTGTGAGTTCAGTTTAGCCAGTGTAGGTTACAAATTGAGTACTGCGTCCAACTGAACCCTTCACTATTCGGTGAAAATCAAGCTTAAGTATAGAAAAAAGGGTGTGTTCTGAGAGGTTCAAAATAGTACCTTTAAGAGATAGCTTGTTTGTACACTAGTTTGCATGCCAGGGGTGCTGCCCACGTGTTTCCGCTCAGCACTGGCCTGTCAAAGAAACAGATCCAATTATGATTAACTTGCATAACTTGTATTGTTGCCCTGTTGTCATTTAAAGTCTCTCCCTACTTCAACCTAATGCAAACTAGTCCAACATACATACCACAAGCACAAGTATTCTCAGCTCAGGCCAATGAGTCTCTGGCTCCACCTGTTGGGCAATACTATCCTTGCCGTCACTCTGATGCCCCATGAGCCACTGGACAAATCCCCCGTACATACTCCTGCATGCACTCCCTGAGCCCTGACGAGCCACCCCAGACAATTCCCCTTCTACACCAAACGCCTGAGCCAGTgtgaaaactgaaaaacaagGAGGAAGCAGTGTGTAAGAGGCGTTAAATATCATTTGATGATTAATGCGACACAGCAACCCACCTAAACAAGCAAATCCTGCTGCAGAGGAAGCAAGTCCGGCAGCAGTGGGGAAATTGTTGATGGAACAGATGTGAGCTTTGTGAGTTAAACAAGTTGAATCCAAACCCAGGTCATCATCATTACGTCTTTTTCTCGCAAGACGTCGAACTATAGAGTCATGATACAGAGAAGAATCCATAATTCCATTATGCTATCCTTATATTATAAGGGTAAGCAAAGTTTAAAAGTCGTACTCTCTCTCAGACACGATTGCAGTCTTGGATGGCTGATATCCTCCTCCTTGCCATTGAGCCATAGACGATCttcttgaaaagacttgctgGTGGTCACGGTTGTGGTTGTTTTCAGCTGAACATGGAAAACACTATATACACTTGCTTACCAAATGTATTTGACCACCATCATGTAAGAATAACGTCACAGTGGTCCAAATTTTATGAACAGCTAAGTACATAATCATGTTAATGCTTGATTAATTTCTCAGTACTCAGAGAAGCCCATTGAgcagccataaaataaaaaaaaatggaaaattagtTTGAAATTTCTCTTTCTTGCCAAATAGTAAAAATCGAGTGCTCAATGGAATTTAAAGCGTTAACGCTCTAATGATTCTGGATGGTCTAAGAAATGTTTTAAGCCCTATATGAAAACGTACATTTATATACCTTTGGAGACACCGGTAAAGGGGTGTGTGAGGTACAAGAAAAACTaagtcatgtactgtatgttaataGTATTTTATAATAGCAGTAATTAacaagacattatttttttaatcagctaTGGCAAATTTTGAGATTATTTACTCTCACTAGTGACTTGGTTTCAACTGTACGCTGTAATTAATCGCATATAAAagctgtatatttaaaaaaataataataatacgatcACAAGATAATATTGATTTGTAGCTCTGCACCTCTCACGTATATGCAGAGTACAAACCAACCTCTCAGTATGACACAGTGCTGCTCTACAGCACTGCAGATtacaaccataataataaatacatatctAAATGAATATTTCTCTGACAGACAGAGATGAAAAATGaatgtctttgtaaaggcagatttctTGCATGGGAACTTTTTCCAATAGTGCACGTATAACTAATGATGTTAACTGCAGCTTGACAGCTCACAATTTGCCAACAGTCAAGTGATTGTGCTTTTAAATACCTGATCTTGATGAAGTGTTACGCTCAGTGATGAGTTAATGGGTAGAATTAAGTCTTCATCTCTCTTTCCCCCTGAAAAAATAGGCTAAAACAATATTAgtttaatattatttaatttgattttaaagcTACAAGTGGAAAACCAAAATACCAATTTGACCTAACTGTGAAGGGTCCACAAAGTCAGCATGATCATTTTTAAGGTAACAGGAAGCCAAAGTAATACTTACAGTATTTAATGACTGCTATATTCACAGGCGCAGTACACGTGTAAGTCTCCATGCTGTCCTCGGgcatatttctatttttgtaCCTCAATATTAGTAATGTTCGCGCTAAACTCAGGAAATAGGATCTTCTGGAGTTCAGTAGCCACGTTAGCTAACATGACTGACAACGCTATTCTTTGAGCTACCACTGTCATGCTCGTGATTGGCTGGTGTTGAACACGTGACTGACCCCGAACCTATCAGAGTTACGCTCGCAATGCAACAGTCTAAGTAGCCAATGAGACATTATCTGACCACAATGGTGCGGGAAAAAAAGGCCATCAGACCATCCCACTTACTATAATTTGTCAGTTCTTAATATTACGGTGAAATAATGTTCTAGAATTTAGATGGAATTACAAGTAACAAAACGGCTGTATAACTATATCAACATTTATATTTGATTTACTTTAtgcacatttacagtacagtaaatggaAAACTATTGTAATTGAACGCTAGTACTCATTTGAGAGGATAACACGGAATTGAATTTATACACACCTTTCAGCATTCTGCTCCAGAGATTCAAAAACacccaagtactgtatgtttaaaaacaatttgtctCTGATATTAAGATGCCAATAATAGCCTGTACCAATAATTATTATAACTTTTATATAAAAAGTTAATTTGTTTACATATTGGTGTTTATGAAAATGCATGAGCATAATTTGATGCTGGTTTTATATACAACCAAGGCTTACATGTATTACATATTTAGTTACTGAGTTACTCCGCCTCTCACGCCAAACGAACTGGATAGGCCGACCTAAGCAATGCAGAAAGTGAAAGTGAACAGCTGGAACAATTTTTTAATgtaaggcctttttttttgtttttattttttgtaaacattaaagatacatgtttgtttgcaaaaagaTTTCCAAGTCCAACATCCCCGGGAGAGTAATGAGTtcatctgctgtttttttttttttccagtttctgTGGGTGAATATTTGAAACcatgatgaagaaaaagaatcaTGAAAACTGAATAGGGGAGTAAAACAGTCGTGTTGTCAATAATTCAACAAGAGTAACGCAAATGTGTAATGAAACCGCAAGCAAACACTGTATTTgacactgtatgttttttaaccAACATGTCTTGGGACTTTCACCCAATCATTTTGTCAATTCCGTTTCTTTGTTCTCCTCTCCAGGTGTGTCTTTTCCAgaggcacacagaaacaagtgCGGCATTCCAGGATGCTAACAGGAACACACTGGTCAAAGAGTCCCAGTGAAATCCGTCCCTTGCATTTCCTGGCTCATTCAACAGCTCCAGCTGTGAGCTAATCATCTTCCTCATCTGAGTCCACCCGCCGCCTGTtgaactgagaaaaaaaaagtattcagatAAATCAGAACCTACTCGCTGACAATAATTTGTGACATATTAGTGCAACATACtttgactgttgtttttttctctgtttgcTTGCTGACTTTTTCTAGGATCTCAATCAAGTCTGAATCTGAAATCTGGCAAaacaaaaggaagaaaaaatacCTTTGTTAGCAATACGATGGTTATAGCATTGTTAACAAAGTTGATTCCTTCTGGAGAAAGATCGGCCAAAGAAAACAATCTATTACGGTGTGTTTAATCACAACTCTGGTATGAAAGACttaggtattattattattatcagtattacaatcagaatcctctttatttgccaagtatatcaaaaacacaaggaatttgtctccggtagtttgagctgctctagtacggcAACAGACACTTGGacgacaaaaaataaataaataaataaaaaatatccatccatccatccattctctaccgcttatccgggtcgggtcgcgggggcagtagcttcagcagggacgcccagactaccctctccccagccacttcatccagctcttccggggggatcccgaggcgttcccaggccagccgaaggatgtagtctctccagcgcgtcctgggtcgtccccggggtctcctcccggtgggacatgcccggaacacctcaccagggaggcgtccgggaggcatccgaatcagatgccccagccacctcatctggctcctctcaatgcggagaagtagcggctctactctgagatcctcccggatgaccgagcttctcgccctatctctaagggagagcccggacacgctgcggaggaaactcatttcggccgcttgtatccgggatcttgttctttcggtcacgacccacagctcatgaccataggtgagggtaggaacga carries:
- the LOC133474405 gene encoding cytochrome b-245 light chain yields the protein MGKIEWAMWANEQALAAGLILLTGGIVGVAGLFRGWQFAAYAIVAGVFVCLLEYPRSRRAKGTGVERKGQYCFTVCVKAFGPLTRNYYVRAFLHAALCIPAGFILATVLGCVCLGIASLIYLSAAIHGEHWEPILPRVEVRRPAPSIKNPPQNPPPRPPAEMRRKNVDYLEDASYDNPMAVIDEK
- the mvda gene encoding diphosphomevalonate decarboxylase translates to MPEDSMETYTCTAPVNIAVIKYWGKRDEDLILPINSSLSVTLHQDQLKTTTTVTTSKSFQEDRLWLNGKEEDISHPRLQSCLREIRRLARKRRNDDDLGLDSTCLTHKAHICSINNFPTAAGLASSAAGFACLVFTLAQAFGVEGELSGVARQGSGSACRSMYGGFVQWLMGHQSDGKDSIAQQVEPETHWPELRILVLVASAERKHVGSTPGMQTSVQTSYLLKHRAESVVPGRMAEMIKAVRKKDFPEFAELTMKDSNQFHATCLDTYPPIFYLNTVSHQVINLVHRYNRHYGETRVAYTYDAGPNAVIFTLEQHIPDFIQAVQHFFPPETNGEEFIKGLPVPHADLSEELKRAIALEPMPKGISYIISTKPGPGPCVVNDPTQHLLGPGGLPKNIVRRHSSERDNGVKHKNVS